TTGGCGATGCCCTTGGCGTCCCCGTGGAATTTATGTCACGGGAGGAAATTGCCCATGACCCTGTTGCTGAGATGAGAGGCTACGGCACACATCACCAGCCCCCCGGCACCTGGTCTGATGACACCAGCATGACGCTATGCCTATTGGAAAGCATCGTCCGCCTGGGGCGCATCGACTGCAAAGACATCATGGACAATTTTGTGAGCTGGCTAAGAAGGGCAGAATTTACTGCCACGGGAATCACCTTCGATGTTGGCATAGCGTCTCAAGCGGCCATTCAGCGTTATGAACAAGGCACTCCGCCCCTTGCTTGCGGTGGCAGCGGAGAGTACGACAACGGCAACGGTTCGCTCATGCGTATTGCTCCCCTTGCCATTTACCTTTGGCAGCACAATATTTCCACCGTGAAAGACGTTTTGAAGGAGGCACACCATATCTCGCGCCTTACCCACGCCCACCCACGAAGCCAGATGGCTTGCGGCATCTACACGCTGATTGCCATGAACTTGCTCATAGGTCAGCCGCTCTTAAAGGCAATAGAAAAAGGCCTGTCAGAGGCTCATGCCTTCTATGAAAGGGAAAGCGAGTTTGCCAGGGAAGTGCCCCACTACAGAAGGCTTTGGAATTTTGGCAGTTTCGCTGGCCTTACAAAAGCTGACATCAGCAGCAGTGGCTATGTGGTTGACACATTGGAAGCCAGCCTTTGGTGTCTTACGAATACGAAAAATTATCGTGAGGCGGTTCTCGCCGCCGTCACTCTCGGTAATGATACGGATACAATAGGTGCGATTGTTGGAGGTCTCGCAGGTCTGGCATACGGCTGGGAAGATATTCCGCAAGAGTGGAAGAATTCACTCATTAAGCTGGATTATATGGAAGAATTGTGTCAAAAAATGATGCATTGCCAGCAGTCAATGCTCAGCCTGAACCGTCAGGCTCGAATTCATGCGCTGCTGATAGCACTGCGCCCAAACCGTCAGTGCTGCCAGCAGGCAGAACAGCAAGCCGCCCAGCACCGCATACCTGGTTCCCCAGGCTTCGATGAAGCGGCCGCTGACCGTAGTCCCCAGTACACATCCCAGATTGGCTGCCGTCAGGAACAGGCCATTGGCAAAATCCGGAGAATCGCGTAGAACATTGGCTGGCCTCCTTCTCCAATAAACTCGATGAAAAAGAAATGGAGGAACTCCTGAGTCCCAGCCCACCGTCCCTGGTGGGCTTTTTCATCTTATAACGATGCACCCCCTATACTCGATTAACGATGAACCCCCTTGCACCCCCTCGTTATCGTTAAGCGAGTATGCCTCTGAAGCCGCACGGGACAGTGCTTCGGCAAAAAGAGGAGGGGGTGCATCTGCACCCCCTCCGTGTCCAATTTTAGTTTACCACTTCACCTCAAAGTATGTAGCCGCAGGTCTCGCTTCGTGGACCTCTGCAACGTACTATCTGTAGCGAGAAAGTTCAGCTAACCCGCAATTCCTTGTCCTGCAAGTGATCTCCTTTTACTCCAGCTTGAAATCGTAGTGCTTGGAATAATCCTCCTGGATGTTCAAGCGAAGCGTCCTGTTCGCCAGGTCGTAAACCGCTGTGTGCCACGTCTCTATTTTGTCGGAATATTAGGAATATTATATTTAAAATATCCCTGAATTGTCATTCGCCGCAAAGCCTCGATTTTCCTTCCAGTATAAAAAATTCGCAAAGAATATCATCGTAATTCTTTCCGTCAGCCTGCGAAGCCCTGCACGAAGAACTTGATGAAAGCGATGGTCTGCGGCTGATAGATGATATCCACCAGGAAGGCGCCGACAATCGGGACGATCATGAAGGCCTTTCTGGACATGCCGTACTTGTCCTTGACCACCGTCATGTTCACGATCGCGGAGGGCACAGCACCGAGGCCATGGCCCAGAAGGCCCGCGCACATGACTGCTGCGTCGTAGTTCTTTCCGAGGATCGGGAAAACGACGAAGATGGAAAGGAGCACCAGCACTACCACCTGCGCGGCCACGATGATAATAACCGGTCCGATCAGGTCAAGCAGCTGATACAGGTTCAGGCTCATCAGCGCCATGGAAAGATACAGGTTCAGCATGACATCGCCAGTGCCGTCCACCAGCGGGAATCTGAAATGATACCAGTGGAACTGCTCGTTCAGGTTGCGGACAAGCATAGCGACGAACATTGCGCCGACATAGGACGGGAAGCTCATTCCAATCAGCTTGCCGAGCCAGCCGGAGATCTCGGCTCCAAGCGCCATGCAGAACAGGATCGCGGTCACGTTCTTCAGGACATCCAGGTTGGTGAGCTTCTCGCCGTGTCCTGCGTTGATTTCTTCGGCGGAAGTGTCCAGGGTCTCGGAGTTGTCCGGGGTCAGGTGGTTCTTCTCGATCAGCATGCGGGCCACCGGGCCGCCCACCAAGATGCCGAAGATCAGGCCGAAGGTCGCAGCTGCTGCGCCAACGGTGATACCTGCCGGATAGCCCATCTCTGTAAAGGTGGAACCGTAGGAGCCTGCCGCTCCGTGTCCGCCAATCATGGAGATAGCACCTGCCAGAAGCGCGTAGGGATACTCAAGGCCTGTGACATTGGCGAGGCCGATGCTGATGCAGTTCTGGATGATGGAGACGATGCCGGCGATCAGCCAGTAGACGATCAGCAGGATACCGCCCTTCTTCAGAAGGGAAAGGGACGCGCCCAGGCCAACGGTGGTGAAGAACGCCACCATGAACGGACTCTGGAATGTCATGTCGAACTTGAACGCGAACGCGCCGCTCTGATGTCCGGCAAAGGAGATGAACATGAACAGGAAGCCGCCCAACACAGGAGCCGGAATGCAGTACTTCGTGAAGAAGCTCACCTTCTTCCGGATCCAGAAACCGATCAGGAGCAGGATGGCGGCAAACGCCGTCGTCATGACCATCGTACAGCTGATATTCAATGTACCTTCAACAGTTTCAAAAGACATAAGTCCCCCCCTTTCTTACAGGAGCGGTCTCGTGAAACTCGCAATTCGCGATATCGCACATCAGCCTTTATTCAAAAAATTTAATACCTTTTCCCGAAACAGTTTGTAATAAGGACGCTCCATCAACATTGCGTGGGCGGCTCCGTCCACGATCACCAACTCCGAATCTTTTTTATTGGGAAGCGTCCTATACGCTTCAGCGCATAAGTCAGGCGACACATAGGGATCTTTAGATCCGACTATTATCAGCACAGGAGCTTTTATGCTCTCTGTCGGAATAAGTCGCACACTCTTGTGGACAAGCAAATCTCGTCTTCCACCATTGGGACTCGTATCCCTATCGTAGTGCCAGGCATTATCGATATAGGTGCTGGCCACAGTTTTTTCCACGATGTCAAAGTCTATGTCTCCATCAGTTTTCCTCTGAAAATCCGAAGCTGCGGCCTCCCAGGTATTTTTATTGAAAGGCTCCTTCACATCCTGCTCACCCAGCCCGGCTACTATAGGCGCATAAAGCACAAGGCGATGCACCATCTCCGGGTGCTTGGCGGCAAAGCGACCGCTGGTCACGGTTCCCCAGCTCCAGCCCAAAACATCCATGGACGCAAGATTATTTCTTTCCAATATGAGCTTCACAGCAGATGCGATATCTTCCGAAGCATAATCCGAATCCGGCATGAAGCCGTCCTTGACGCTGCCAGAATTTCCAAATCCTGCAATATCGAGCAGCCAAACCTCAAATCCGTGTTTGGCAAAATATCTCGCCAAACTGTAATCCTTGTAATCAACATCAAATTCATGGGAAGAAAATGTCACACCGTGTACGAACAAGATGGGACGCTTTATCTTTCCGTCTTGCTCTATATAACGCTCCAAATGCAGTGGCACTTCATTCCGTTCCAAGGGGATGGTTTCTCTAAGTATTTCTGCCGCTTGAGCCGGGGGCAAGCACAAAAGATTCAATAGCAGGCAGACAGATAAACTGAGCCAGGCCAGGTTTTTCCTTGCAAAAGCAATATGGTTGACACAGTTTCTTGTTATCTTTTTTGACATAACCATCCTCCTTCGCTCCCATCACTCTACATTCTGCAAGCAGGCGGCATTTACCTTTGCTTGCCAAACTTTTCTCAGCGTAACGGATGCCAAGTGAACGATAAGCCCCTTGTCTTAGCAACACTTTCACATCACGATATGGAGTTTACACAGATTTTGGGACAGCCTCATTTTTTCAAAGCAGAAACTACTTCGCTATTTATATCCCCGAAAAGATTGCCTTCCTGGGCGCGATTCAATCCTCCCCTTCATAGATATGTGCATTAGAACCCCCTGCAATCAAATGAATCTTACCCTTATGTCAATCTTTCGGATAAGCCACAATCCAGGGCTGATACCGCTCTTTTTTCGGAAGGATGGAATGATCGAACCACATAGAGAAGAACTTCGTGGCATTCATGGTGGTATAGCCGTCCTGGTTATGGTCGCAGGTATCGTAGGGGTCAGCCAGGATCAGCATATCATCCAAAGGAGATTCGGTTCCCATACTGTCATAGCCGATGATGACCCGCCAATGACCTCCCCACTCCACATTCTCTACCAGAATGGGCCTGCCCTTTTCCAGATGGTACCAGACAAAATCCTTGAAATCATCGTAACGGCTGAACTTGTCCGCCTTCAGGCTGCTCTCCACCGTCCAGCCAATTTTTCCAAAGAAACTGACCATATCCTTGACATTGGTGCCGTAGGGATAAGGCCGGGTCTTCATTTCCCTGGCAAGGCTCAGTTCATCGTAGTCCTTGTTGCCGTGCCAGTAAAGCAGGGTCAGGGCTGCTGCGGGGCCACAGGTATACTCCGTGGTCTGCTGGTAGCTGGGATAATGAGGCATAACCACCCGGTGGCCGTTGATGCTTTCCAGCTGATAAACATCCAGCTTCGTAAAATATGGAGAATCATCATGATTGATTTCTGCGGGAGCAGCCCAGGCTCCCTCCTGATTCGGCGCCTGTCCCGCCGGATAGGGTATCACACCTTCCCTTGCCACAGGCACGGCAAGCACCGTGCCCATGCACATCATAGAGGCCAGCAAAGCCGCTGCTAGTTTCTTCTTCATCATCTCACCCTCCACTGCTCTGTGTGCTAAACAAACTCATGCTCAATTTTCACGATTCATTGACACGTTTCCCTGTGATATGCTCCGGCACCAGGGCCAGGCACTGCACTCCGGGCAGGGCGTGCTTCAGTTCTTTTCCGGATATGCTTCGTCATCCGTGGATTTCCTGCTGCACAGTGCCTGCCTTCTTTGCCGCTTCAGCACGCTGCTTCTTGCGTTCATGATAAAGCTCGTGGCGCTGCCTTCCCGCTTCGAAGGCAGCTTTGGCTTCCTCTGTAACCAATTTAAGGGGCGGCACGGTCATGGGCCGTCCGTTGCGGTCCAGGGCCACCATGGTGAAATATGCCGACAGGGCGTGCTGGGGGCCCTGCTCTGCTTCCAAAACCTCCACCTCTACATTCACAGCCA
This genomic interval from Selenomonas sp. AB3002 contains the following:
- a CDS encoding ADP-ribosylglycohydrolase family protein translates to MDLELIKAMIVGHAIGDALGVPVEFMSREEIAHDPVAEMRGYGTHHQPPGTWSDDTSMTLCLLESIVRLGRIDCKDIMDNFVSWLRRAEFTATGITFDVGIASQAAIQRYEQGTPPLACGGSGEYDNGNGSLMRIAPLAIYLWQHNISTVKDVLKEAHHISRLTHAHPRSQMACGIYTLIAMNLLIGQPLLKAIEKGLSEAHAFYERESEFAREVPHYRRLWNFGSFAGLTKADISSSGYVVDTLEASLWCLTNTKNYREAVLAAVTLGNDTDTIGAIVGGLAGLAYGWEDIPQEWKNSLIKLDYMEELCQKMMHCQQSMLSLNRQARIHALLIALRPNRQCCQQAEQQAAQHRIPGSPGFDEAAADRSPQYTSQIGCRQEQAIGKIRRIA
- the gltS gene encoding sodium/glutamate symporter, which codes for MSFETVEGTLNISCTMVMTTAFAAILLLIGFWIRKKVSFFTKYCIPAPVLGGFLFMFISFAGHQSGAFAFKFDMTFQSPFMVAFFTTVGLGASLSLLKKGGILLIVYWLIAGIVSIIQNCISIGLANVTGLEYPYALLAGAISMIGGHGAAGSYGSTFTEMGYPAGITVGAAAATFGLIFGILVGGPVARMLIEKNHLTPDNSETLDTSAEEINAGHGEKLTNLDVLKNVTAILFCMALGAEISGWLGKLIGMSFPSYVGAMFVAMLVRNLNEQFHWYHFRFPLVDGTGDVMLNLYLSMALMSLNLYQLLDLIGPVIIIVAAQVVVLVLLSIFVVFPILGKNYDAAVMCAGLLGHGLGAVPSAIVNMTVVKDKYGMSRKAFMIVPIVGAFLVDIIYQPQTIAFIKFFVQGFAG
- a CDS encoding alpha/beta hydrolase, with the translated sequence MSKKITRNCVNHIAFARKNLAWLSLSVCLLLNLLCLPPAQAAEILRETIPLERNEVPLHLERYIEQDGKIKRPILFVHGVTFSSHEFDVDYKDYSLARYFAKHGFEVWLLDIAGFGNSGSVKDGFMPDSDYASEDIASAVKLILERNNLASMDVLGWSWGTVTSGRFAAKHPEMVHRLVLYAPIVAGLGEQDVKEPFNKNTWEAAASDFQRKTDGDIDFDIVEKTVASTYIDNAWHYDRDTSPNGGRRDLLVHKSVRLIPTESIKAPVLIIVGSKDPYVSPDLCAEAYRTLPNKKDSELVIVDGAAHAMLMERPYYKLFREKVLNFLNKG
- a CDS encoding C39 family peptidase; this encodes MMKKKLAAALLASMMCMGTVLAVPVAREGVIPYPAGQAPNQEGAWAAPAEINHDDSPYFTKLDVYQLESINGHRVVMPHYPSYQQTTEYTCGPAAALTLLYWHGNKDYDELSLAREMKTRPYPYGTNVKDMVSFFGKIGWTVESSLKADKFSRYDDFKDFVWYHLEKGRPILVENVEWGGHWRVIIGYDSMGTESPLDDMLILADPYDTCDHNQDGYTTMNATKFFSMWFDHSILPKKERYQPWIVAYPKD
- a CDS encoding acyl-CoA thioesterase, with the protein product MSEKIYLSEVMMPNQTNPNGNVHGGELMKMMDSTAYAAARKYCRSNVVTARVDELEFHTPILIGDLVTCTAEVIYVGHTSMEVAVNVEVEVLEAEQGPQHALSAYFTMVALDRNGRPMTVPPLKLVTEEAKAAFEAGRQRHELYHERKKQRAEAAKKAGTVQQEIHG